A DNA window from Enterobacter cloacae subsp. cloacae ATCC 13047 contains the following coding sequences:
- the bepA gene encoding beta-barrel assembly-enhancing protease, with product MFRQLKKTVVATLIAAVTVGQVLPAFADSSDSLPDMGTTAGSTLSIGQEMQMGDYYVRQLRGSAPLINDPLLVQYINGLGMRLVAHANSVKTPFHFYLINNDEINAFAFFGGNVVLHSALFRYSDNESQLASVMAHEISHVTQRHLARAMEDQKRNAPLTWVGALGSILLAMASPQAGMAALTGTLAGTRQGMISFTQQNEQEADRIGIQVLQRSGFDPQAMPSFLEKLLDQARYSSRPPEILLTHPLPESRLSDARNRANQMRPVVVQSSQDFYMAKVRTLGMYNSGRNQLTSDLLDALAKGNVREKNAAQYGRALQAMEASKYDEARKTLQPLLAADPNNPWYLDLSTDIDLGQKRPADAINRLKGAKEVRTNPVLQLNLANAYLQGGQPGEAATILNRYTFDNKDDQNGWDLLAQAEAQLGNRDQELAARAEGFALVGRLDQAISMLSSASSQVKLGSLQQARYDARIDQLRALQQRFKPYEKM from the coding sequence ATGTTCAGGCAGTTGAAAAAAACAGTGGTTGCGACACTGATTGCCGCCGTAACGGTCGGTCAGGTGTTGCCAGCTTTCGCTGATTCGTCCGATTCATTGCCGGACATGGGCACCACAGCAGGAAGCACGCTCTCCATTGGTCAGGAGATGCAGATGGGTGATTACTATGTTCGCCAGCTGCGCGGCAGTGCTCCGCTGATCAATGACCCATTGCTGGTGCAGTACATTAATGGTCTGGGGATGCGCCTGGTCGCGCACGCCAACTCGGTAAAAACCCCCTTCCACTTCTATTTAATCAATAACGACGAAATCAACGCCTTCGCCTTTTTTGGCGGTAACGTGGTGCTGCATTCGGCGTTATTCCGTTATTCCGATAACGAAAGCCAGCTGGCGTCGGTCATGGCGCACGAAATTTCCCACGTGACCCAGCGCCATCTGGCCCGTGCGATGGAAGACCAGAAACGCAACGCGCCCCTGACCTGGGTGGGTGCGCTGGGCTCTATTTTGCTGGCGATGGCCAGTCCGCAGGCCGGGATGGCCGCATTAACCGGCACGCTGGCAGGCACGCGCCAGGGGATGATCAGTTTCACCCAGCAAAACGAACAGGAAGCGGACCGCATTGGCATCCAGGTGTTGCAGCGCTCGGGCTTTGACCCACAGGCCATGCCCAGCTTCCTGGAAAAACTGCTCGATCAGGCACGCTACTCGTCACGTCCACCCGAAATTCTGCTCACCCACCCGTTACCGGAAAGCCGTCTGTCCGATGCGCGTAACCGTGCTAATCAGATGCGTCCGGTGGTGGTGCAATCCTCACAGGATTTCTACATGGCGAAAGTGAGAACGCTGGGCATGTACAATTCCGGGCGCAACCAGCTCACCAGCGACCTGCTGGATGCCCTGGCAAAAGGCAACGTGCGCGAGAAGAACGCGGCGCAATACGGTCGTGCCCTGCAGGCGATGGAAGCCAGCAAATACGACGAAGCGCGAAAAACGCTGCAACCGTTGCTGGCCGCCGACCCGAATAACCCGTGGTATCTCGACCTCTCCACGGATATCGATCTGGGGCAGAAGAGACCTGCCGATGCGATTAACCGCCTGAAAGGTGCCAAAGAGGTGCGGACCAACCCGGTGCTGCAGCTTAACCTGGCGAACGCTTATCTGCAGGGCGGCCAGCCGGGTGAAGCGGCCACCATTCTGAACCGCTACACCTTCGACAATAAAGACGATCAAAACGGCTGGGATCTGCTCGCTCAGGCAGAAGCCCAGCTGGGCAACCGCGATCAGGAGCTGGCGGCACGTGCCGAAGGGTTTGCCCTGGTGGGGCGTCTGGATCAGGCCATTTCGATGCTCAGCAGCGCCAGTTCGCAGGTCAAACTTGGCAGCCTGCAACAGGCCCGTTACGATGCGCGTATCGATCAGCTGCGCGCGCTACAGCAGCGCTTCAAGCCGTACGAAAAGATGTAA
- the arsC gene encoding arsenate reductase (glutaredoxin) (This arsenate reductase requires both glutathione and glutaredoxin to convert arsenate to arsenite, after which the efflux transporter formed by ArsA and ArsB can extrude the arsenite from the cell, providing resistance.) produces MTDAVKIYHNPRCSKSRDTLSLLKSNGVEPEVVLYLETPPDAQTIRQLLHMLGMGSARELMRQKEDLYKSLNLDDPRLTEAELVQAMVDNPKLIERPIVVANGKARIGRPPEDVLDIL; encoded by the coding sequence ATGACTGACGCGGTAAAAATCTACCATAACCCTCGCTGCTCCAAGAGCCGCGACACCCTCAGCCTGCTGAAATCCAACGGCGTAGAGCCTGAAGTAGTGCTGTATCTGGAGACACCGCCTGACGCGCAGACGATCCGCCAGCTCCTTCATATGCTGGGCATGGGCAGTGCACGTGAGTTGATGCGCCAGAAAGAGGATCTCTATAAGTCACTTAACCTGGACGACCCGCGTCTCACTGAAGCTGAGCTCGTGCAGGCGATGGTTGACAATCCGAAGCTCATTGAACGCCCAATTGTGGTGGCAAACGGCAAGGCGCGCATCGGGCGTCCGCCGGAAGATGTGCTCGACATTCTTTAA
- the celB gene encoding PTS cellobiose transporter subunit IIC: protein MNNVLGFLEAKLMPLAAKTAQQRHLGAIRGAYVSFMPFIIVGSILLVISSFPNQTYQQFMSQAFGESWSAIIEIPFNAVFSTMSLFISFLVAYRLAEHYGEDRISCGILALVAFLILTPFIKVAEQGGITVMPVEWIGSKGLFVAMIGSLLWTELFCWLKRKKLVIRMPDGVPPAVQESFGALIPALLVMILVLMIRIGFENTHYNTIHQFIYEVVATPVRHYGTSYFGALMTVFSITILWSVGINSGSMINGIIRPLWMENQTDNIAAIQAGATPPHIITEQFFDMIWMGGAGATLSLVIAMLIFARSKNMREVARLGAGASVFNINEPILFGLPVIMNPIMLIPFNLVPLVLVTVQYVAMKIGAVAVTTGVFIPWTLPPVISGFIVTGHLSGSIMQLINLLIGAMLYLPFMRIVDKQYRAAEIATVTQTDTTLAKQE from the coding sequence ATGAACAATGTTCTGGGATTTCTTGAAGCAAAACTGATGCCGCTGGCGGCCAAAACGGCCCAGCAGCGTCATCTTGGTGCCATTCGCGGTGCCTACGTTTCATTCATGCCGTTTATCATCGTCGGCTCTATCCTGCTGGTGATCTCCTCCTTCCCCAACCAAACCTATCAGCAGTTTATGTCTCAGGCGTTTGGGGAAAGCTGGAGCGCGATTATCGAAATCCCGTTCAACGCGGTGTTCTCGACCATGTCGCTGTTTATCAGCTTCCTGGTCGCCTATCGCCTGGCTGAACACTATGGCGAAGACCGTATCTCCTGCGGCATTCTGGCGCTGGTCGCCTTTCTGATCCTGACCCCTTTTATCAAAGTGGCGGAACAGGGTGGCATCACCGTCATGCCGGTAGAGTGGATTGGCAGTAAAGGGTTATTCGTGGCGATGATTGGCTCTCTGCTTTGGACGGAGCTGTTCTGCTGGCTGAAGCGCAAAAAACTGGTTATCAGAATGCCGGATGGCGTGCCGCCTGCGGTGCAGGAGTCGTTCGGGGCGCTGATCCCTGCCCTCTTGGTGATGATCCTGGTGCTGATGATCCGTATCGGCTTTGAAAACACCCATTACAACACCATCCATCAGTTTATTTACGAGGTAGTAGCAACCCCGGTTCGCCACTACGGCACTTCCTATTTTGGCGCGCTGATGACGGTCTTCAGCATCACCATTCTGTGGTCAGTGGGCATTAACTCCGGTTCGATGATCAACGGCATTATTCGCCCGCTGTGGATGGAGAACCAGACCGATAACATCGCCGCCATTCAGGCCGGCGCTACCCCACCGCACATTATCACCGAACAGTTTTTTGACATGATCTGGATGGGCGGCGCAGGGGCCACGCTGTCGCTGGTGATTGCGATGCTGATTTTCGCCCGCAGTAAAAACATGCGCGAAGTGGCACGCCTGGGCGCGGGGGCCTCGGTGTTTAACATCAACGAGCCGATTCTGTTCGGCCTGCCGGTGATCATGAACCCGATCATGCTCATTCCGTTCAATCTGGTGCCGCTGGTGCTGGTCACCGTGCAGTACGTGGCAATGAAAATTGGTGCGGTCGCCGTCACCACCGGGGTGTTTATCCCCTGGACGCTGCCGCCTGTTATCAGCGGTTTTATCGTCACCGGGCATCTCAGCGGCAGCATCATGCAGCTTATCAACCTGCTGATTGGCGCCATGCTGTATCTGCCATTCATGCGTATCGTGGATAAACAGTACCGCGCCGCGGAGATTGCCACCGTGACGCAAACCGACACCACCCTTGCAAAACAGGAGTAA
- a CDS encoding N(4)-(beta-N-acetylglucosaminyl)-L-asparaginase has product MWGIIATWRMALEGVTESASALAAGKPVAAAVVDAVAAVEDFPFYKSVGYGGLPTENGEVELDAAYMDGDTLAFGAVGNLVDIANPVRVAQALSRQRYNSLLVGQGAREWALSQGFADKTMLTDRAMQHYRKRCRETLDKGLSPYDGHDTVGIIGLDKQGSMSVATSTSGLFMKKRGRLGDSPIIGSGFYCDSETGAATATGVGEDLMKGCTSYEIVRRMAQGMSPQQAADSVVFELEDKLMSRFGRAGDLSVVCMNNKGEFGAATNIKTFSFVVATARQPLTVFRAERLREKTHYQAVDDEWMQAYAARIRAPIEE; this is encoded by the coding sequence ATGTGGGGAATTATCGCCACCTGGCGAATGGCGCTTGAAGGCGTCACCGAGTCGGCCTCTGCGCTGGCAGCTGGGAAACCGGTGGCTGCCGCGGTCGTGGATGCCGTTGCCGCCGTCGAGGACTTCCCGTTCTATAAATCGGTCGGCTACGGCGGGCTACCAACCGAAAATGGCGAGGTGGAACTGGACGCCGCCTACATGGACGGCGACACGCTGGCGTTTGGCGCCGTGGGAAATCTGGTGGATATCGCCAACCCGGTACGCGTGGCGCAGGCGTTAAGCCGCCAGCGCTATAACAGCCTGCTGGTCGGCCAGGGCGCACGCGAGTGGGCATTGAGCCAGGGTTTTGCCGACAAAACGATGCTCACCGACCGGGCCATGCAGCACTACCGCAAGCGCTGCCGGGAGACGCTGGATAAAGGCTTAAGCCCCTACGATGGCCATGACACGGTCGGGATTATCGGTCTCGACAAACAGGGATCCATGAGCGTGGCGACCTCCACCAGCGGCCTGTTTATGAAAAAGCGCGGCCGACTTGGCGATTCGCCGATCATCGGCTCCGGCTTCTACTGCGACAGTGAAACCGGCGCCGCCACCGCCACGGGCGTGGGCGAAGATCTGATGAAAGGCTGCACCAGCTACGAAATTGTTCGCCGCATGGCGCAGGGGATGTCTCCGCAGCAGGCGGCAGATTCCGTGGTGTTCGAGCTGGAAGACAAGCTGATGTCGCGCTTTGGCCGCGCGGGGGATCTCTCCGTGGTATGCATGAATAACAAAGGTGAATTTGGCGCCGCCACCAACATTAAAACGTTCTCCTTTGTGGTGGCGACGGCACGCCAGCCGCTGACCGTGTTTCGCGCCGAACGCCTGCGGGAAAAAACGCACTATCAGGCGGTGGATGATGAATGGATGCAGGCCTATGCCGCACGGATCCGCGCACCGATTGAGGAGTAA
- a CDS encoding leucyl aminopeptidase family protein produces MMTYQLITALSDVKPHGHLIARSTSTLLPDTPLIAEMRGQDAVADTRFGCAPFARITLVPDALWQDSLTEGLLTALRPLLVTPVSTDVVLDVTHIDDVVLQQVLRFLFNQSHRLSDLQLKKADDVTLRVEHVTALCLPEQQARLDVIFRQQLAISRGMVAARRLADIPSDRCTPQFMVQEAQTLCAAFPALRCEVLDEKQIVEQGLGLLHAVGKGASCPPRLLAIHYDGVSDGPVRCYVGKGITFDTGGLWLKDGAGMYTMKYDMCGAANVLGLMLTVAELALPVRLMGVLALAENAIGPDAMQPGTVARACNGTTVEINNTDAEGRLVLADAIAWASQRHPQARYIIDMATLTGAVVKALGYELSGLMTQDEPLRQALTQAGKQSGDEVWSLPLDARLKKQTDSAIADLCNTPPNNAAISASAAWLLHHFCPPTIPWAHLDISGTALWREGGRSVASGRPIPLLVEHLMGDL; encoded by the coding sequence ATGATGACGTATCAGCTGATAACCGCCCTTTCTGACGTAAAGCCACACGGCCACCTCATCGCCCGCAGCACGTCTACGCTGTTGCCGGACACGCCACTGATTGCGGAAATGCGCGGGCAAGATGCCGTTGCCGACACCCGTTTTGGCTGTGCGCCTTTTGCACGCATCACGCTGGTGCCGGATGCTCTCTGGCAGGATAGCCTTACCGAAGGATTGCTTACGGCACTCCGTCCGCTGCTGGTCACGCCCGTCAGTACCGACGTGGTCCTGGATGTCACCCACATTGACGACGTTGTGCTGCAACAGGTCCTGCGTTTTCTTTTTAATCAGTCGCACAGGCTTAGCGATCTGCAGCTGAAGAAAGCGGACGATGTCACTTTGCGCGTTGAGCACGTTACCGCCCTCTGCCTGCCAGAACAGCAGGCGCGGCTGGACGTTATCTTCCGCCAGCAGCTCGCCATTAGCCGTGGAATGGTCGCCGCACGCCGTCTGGCCGATATCCCCTCCGACCGCTGCACGCCGCAGTTTATGGTGCAGGAGGCGCAAACATTGTGCGCGGCCTTCCCTGCCCTGCGCTGTGAAGTGCTGGATGAAAAGCAGATCGTTGAGCAGGGTCTGGGGCTGCTTCACGCCGTTGGCAAAGGCGCCTCCTGCCCGCCACGACTGCTGGCTATTCACTATGACGGTGTTTCTGACGGCCCGGTGCGCTGCTATGTTGGTAAAGGCATTACCTTCGATACCGGCGGCCTGTGGCTCAAGGATGGCGCGGGCATGTACACCATGAAATATGACATGTGCGGGGCAGCGAACGTGCTGGGGCTGATGCTGACCGTTGCAGAGCTGGCGCTCCCCGTGCGCCTCATGGGCGTGCTGGCGCTGGCAGAAAACGCCATCGGCCCGGACGCCATGCAGCCTGGCACGGTAGCCAGAGCCTGCAACGGCACCACGGTTGAAATCAACAATACCGATGCCGAAGGCCGACTGGTGCTGGCAGACGCTATCGCCTGGGCCAGCCAGCGCCATCCGCAGGCGCGCTACATTATCGATATGGCAACGCTGACGGGTGCGGTGGTCAAAGCGCTGGGATATGAGCTGAGCGGGTTGATGACCCAGGACGAGCCACTGCGCCAGGCGCTGACGCAGGCAGGAAAACAGAGCGGAGATGAAGTGTGGTCCCTGCCGCTGGATGCGCGGCTGAAAAAGCAGACCGACAGCGCCATCGCCGATCTGTGCAATACGCCGCCCAACAATGCGGCGATCAGTGCCTCGGCGGCGTGGCTGCTGCATCACTTCTGCCCGCCGACAATCCCGTGGGCGCATCTGGATATTAGCGGTACGGCGCTGTGGCGTGAGGGTGGCAGAAGCGTGGCCTCAGGGAGGCCGATTCCGCTGCTGGTTGAGCACCTGATGGGAGACCTCTAG
- a CDS encoding DnaA inactivator Hda, whose amino-acid sequence MNGPAQLSLPLYLPDDETFASFWPGDNPSLLAALQNVLRQDHSGYIYIWSREGAGRSHLLHAACAELSARGDAVGYVPLDKRTWFVPDVLEGMEHLSLVCIDNIECVAGDEPWEMAIFNLYNRILESGKTRLLITGDRPPRQLNLGLPDLASRLDWGQIYKLQPLSDEDKLQALQLRARLRGFELPEDVGRFLLKRLDREMRTLFDTLDQLDRASITAQRKLTIPFVKDILKL is encoded by the coding sequence CTGAACGGACCGGCACAGCTCTCTCTGCCACTCTATCTCCCTGACGACGAAACTTTCGCGAGTTTCTGGCCGGGTGATAACCCCTCTTTACTGGCTGCACTGCAGAATGTGCTGCGCCAGGATCACAGCGGATACATCTATATCTGGTCACGCGAAGGCGCGGGACGCAGTCACCTGTTGCATGCCGCCTGTGCTGAGCTTTCAGCGCGGGGGGATGCGGTAGGCTATGTACCGCTGGATAAACGTACCTGGTTTGTGCCTGACGTGCTGGAGGGAATGGAACATCTCTCCCTGGTCTGCATCGATAATATCGAATGCGTGGCGGGGGATGAGCCGTGGGAAATGGCGATCTTTAACCTCTATAACCGTATCCTGGAATCGGGCAAAACCCGGCTGCTGATCACCGGCGATCGTCCGCCGCGCCAGCTGAATCTGGGGCTGCCGGATCTGGCCTCCCGACTCGACTGGGGGCAAATCTACAAACTGCAACCGCTGTCAGATGAAGACAAACTCCAGGCGCTTCAGCTGCGCGCCAGACTGCGCGGATTTGAACTGCCGGAAGACGTAGGGCGCTTCCTGCTCAAGCGTCTGGATCGCGAGATGCGCACGCTGTTTGATACGCTCGATCAGCTCGATCGCGCCTCCATTACCGCCCAGCGCAAGCTCACCATTCCGTTTGTGAAAGATATTCTGAAGCTTTGA
- the uraA gene encoding uracil permease, translating to MTRRAIGVSERPPLLQTIPLSLQHLFAMFGATVLVPILFHINPATVLLFNGIGTLLYLFICKGKIPAYLGSSFAFISPVLLLLPLGYEVALGGFIMCGVLFCLVSFIVKKAGTGWLDVMFPPAAMGAIVAVIGLELAGVAANMAGLLPADGQSPDSKTIIISLVTLGVTVFGSVLFRGFMAIIPILIGVLAGYALSFVMGVVDTTPIAQAHWFALPTFYTPRFEWFAIFTILPAALVVIAEHVGHLVVTANIVKRDLIRDPGLHRSMFANGFSTIISGFFGSTPNTTYGENIGVMAITRVYSTWVIGGAAIIAILLSCVGKLAAAIQIIPVPVMGGVSLLLYGVIGASGIRVLIESKVDYSKAQNLILTSVILIIGVSGAKVHIGAAELKGMALATIVGVGLSLIFKLISVIRPEEVVLDADESEKASH from the coding sequence ATGACGCGCCGTGCTATCGGGGTGAGTGAAAGACCGCCGCTTTTACAGACTATCCCGCTTAGTTTGCAGCACCTGTTCGCTATGTTTGGCGCAACCGTGCTGGTGCCAATCCTGTTTCACATTAACCCGGCTACCGTGCTGTTGTTCAATGGTATCGGGACGCTGCTGTACCTCTTTATCTGTAAAGGTAAAATCCCGGCGTATCTGGGGTCGAGCTTTGCCTTTATCTCGCCGGTGTTGCTGCTGCTGCCCTTGGGGTATGAAGTGGCGCTGGGCGGTTTTATCATGTGCGGTGTGTTGTTCTGCCTGGTCTCTTTCATTGTGAAGAAGGCCGGTACCGGCTGGCTGGACGTGATGTTCCCACCGGCGGCGATGGGGGCCATCGTTGCCGTTATCGGTCTGGAGCTGGCAGGCGTGGCGGCGAATATGGCTGGCCTGCTGCCTGCTGATGGGCAGTCGCCGGACTCTAAAACCATCATCATCTCACTGGTGACGCTGGGTGTGACGGTATTTGGCTCCGTGCTGTTCCGCGGTTTTATGGCGATTATCCCGATCCTGATCGGCGTGCTGGCGGGTTATGCACTCTCCTTCGTGATGGGCGTTGTCGATACCACGCCAATTGCTCAGGCGCACTGGTTTGCCCTGCCAACCTTCTATACGCCACGCTTTGAATGGTTTGCTATCTTCACTATTCTGCCTGCCGCGCTGGTGGTTATTGCTGAACACGTTGGCCACCTTGTGGTGACGGCGAACATCGTTAAACGTGACCTGATCCGCGACCCGGGTCTGCACCGTTCGATGTTTGCAAACGGCTTCTCGACGATCATCTCCGGTTTCTTTGGCTCCACGCCAAACACCACCTACGGTGAGAATATTGGCGTCATGGCGATCACCCGCGTTTACAGCACCTGGGTTATCGGCGGCGCGGCAATCATCGCAATCCTGCTCTCCTGCGTGGGTAAACTGGCGGCAGCGATCCAGATCATCCCGGTTCCGGTGATGGGCGGCGTGTCTCTGCTGCTGTACGGCGTAATTGGCGCATCCGGTATTCGCGTGCTGATTGAGTCCAAAGTGGACTACAGCAAAGCGCAGAACCTGATCCTGACTTCCGTTATCCTGATCATCGGCGTGAGCGGCGCGAAGGTACACATCGGCGCGGCCGAGCTGAAAGGCATGGCGCTGGCGACCATCGTTGGTGTGGGCCTGAGCCTGATTTTCAAGCTGATTTCCGTGATCCGCCCTGAAGAGGTGGTGCTGGACGCCGACGAAAGCGAAAAAGCGTCACACTGA
- the upp gene encoding uracil phosphoribosyltransferase, with product MKIVEVKHPLVKHKLGLMREHDISTKRFRELASEVGSLLTYEATSDLETEKVTIEGWNGPVQVEQIKGKKITVVPILRAGLGMMEGVLEHVPSARISVVGIYRNEETLEPVPYFQKLVSNIDERMALVVDPMLATGGSMIATIDLLKKAGCSSIKVLVLVAAPEGIAALEKAHPDVELYTASVDQGLNEHGYIIPGLGDAGDKIFGTK from the coding sequence ATGAAGATTGTGGAAGTGAAACACCCACTCGTTAAACACAAGTTGGGCCTGATGCGTGAGCATGACATCAGCACGAAGCGTTTTCGCGAACTGGCATCTGAAGTCGGCAGCCTGCTGACCTACGAAGCGACCTCTGACCTCGAAACGGAAAAAGTGACCATCGAAGGCTGGAACGGCCCGGTGCAGGTTGAGCAGATCAAAGGTAAGAAAATTACCGTGGTGCCAATCCTGCGTGCTGGTCTTGGCATGATGGAAGGCGTGCTGGAGCACGTACCGAGCGCGCGTATCAGCGTGGTGGGGATCTACCGTAATGAAGAAACCCTGGAGCCGGTTCCGTACTTCCAGAAGCTGGTGTCTAACATCGACGAGCGTATGGCGCTGGTGGTTGACCCGATGCTGGCGACCGGCGGCTCAATGATTGCCACCATCGACCTGCTGAAGAAAGCAGGCTGCAGCAGCATCAAAGTGCTGGTGCTGGTTGCGGCACCGGAAGGGATCGCGGCGCTGGAAAAAGCACACCCGGATGTGGAGCTGTACACCGCGTCTGTCGACCAGGGGCTCAACGAGCACGGGTACATCATCCCGGGGCTGGGCGATGCCGGCGATAAGATCTTTGGTACGAAATAA
- a CDS encoding 6-phospho-beta-glucosidase: MSGFKEGFLWGGAVAAHQLEGGWKEGGKGVSVADVMTAGAHGVPREITDGVLPGKNYPNHEAIDFYHRYKEDIKLFAEMGFKCFRTSIAWTRIFPKGDELEPNEAGLQFYDDLFDECLKYGIEPVITLSHFEMPYHLVTEYGGWRNRKLIDFFVRFAKAVFQRYQHKVKYWMTFNEINNQANFHEDFAPFTNSGLKYAPGEDREPVMFQAAHYELVASALAVKAGREINPSLQIGCMIAMCPIYPLTCAPDDIMMAMNAMHRRYWFTDVHVRGKYPQHLLNYFARRGFTLDITEEDKAALTQGCVDYIGFSYYMSFATKATADNPELDYDESKSLVSNPYVQKSDWGWQIDPVGLRYSLNWFWDHYQLPLFIVENGFGAIDVQESDGTVNDQYRIDYLSAHIREMKKAVVEDGVDLMGYTPWGCIDLVSAGTGEMKKRYGFIFVDKDNEGNGTLNRSKKKSFDWYKQVIASNGDNL, encoded by the coding sequence ATGTCAGGATTTAAAGAAGGTTTTCTGTGGGGCGGCGCGGTGGCCGCGCACCAGCTGGAAGGTGGCTGGAAAGAGGGCGGTAAAGGCGTAAGCGTCGCCGATGTTATGACCGCTGGCGCCCACGGCGTGCCGCGTGAAATCACCGACGGCGTGCTGCCAGGAAAAAACTACCCGAACCACGAAGCCATCGATTTTTACCATCGCTATAAAGAAGACATCAAACTCTTTGCGGAGATGGGGTTCAAATGCTTCCGTACCTCCATTGCCTGGACGCGTATTTTCCCGAAAGGGGATGAGCTGGAGCCGAACGAAGCGGGCCTTCAATTCTACGATGACCTGTTCGATGAGTGCCTCAAATACGGCATCGAACCGGTTATCACCCTGTCGCATTTTGAGATGCCGTATCATCTGGTCACCGAGTACGGCGGCTGGCGCAACCGTAAGCTGATCGACTTCTTTGTCCGCTTCGCAAAAGCGGTCTTCCAGCGCTATCAGCATAAGGTGAAGTACTGGATGACCTTTAACGAGATCAACAACCAGGCTAACTTCCACGAAGATTTTGCGCCGTTTACCAACTCCGGGCTGAAGTATGCGCCGGGTGAAGACCGTGAGCCGGTGATGTTCCAGGCCGCGCACTATGAACTGGTGGCCAGCGCGCTGGCGGTAAAAGCCGGGCGCGAGATTAATCCTTCCCTGCAGATCGGCTGCATGATTGCCATGTGCCCCATTTATCCGCTGACTTGTGCGCCTGACGATATCATGATGGCGATGAACGCAATGCATCGTCGCTACTGGTTCACCGACGTTCACGTGCGTGGCAAGTATCCGCAGCATCTGCTTAACTACTTTGCGCGTCGTGGTTTCACGCTGGACATTACCGAAGAAGACAAAGCGGCGCTGACGCAGGGCTGCGTGGATTACATCGGCTTTAGCTATTACATGTCCTTTGCCACCAAAGCGACGGCGGATAACCCGGAACTGGATTACGATGAAAGCAAGAGCCTGGTCTCCAACCCGTACGTGCAGAAATCTGACTGGGGTTGGCAGATTGACCCGGTTGGCCTGCGCTACTCCCTGAACTGGTTCTGGGATCACTACCAGCTGCCGCTGTTCATCGTTGAGAACGGCTTCGGCGCGATTGACGTGCAGGAGAGCGACGGCACGGTGAACGACCAGTACCGCATTGATTATCTCTCGGCGCACATCCGCGAGATGAAAAAAGCGGTGGTGGAAGATGGCGTGGATCTGATGGGCTACACCCCGTGGGGCTGTATCGATCTCGTTTCTGCCGGCACCGGCGAGATGAAGAAACGCTACGGGTTTATCTTTGTTGATAAAGACAACGAAGGGAACGGCACGCTGAACCGCAGCAAGAAAAAGTCGTTTGACTGGTATAAGCAGGTGATTGCGAGCAACGGCGATAACCTGTAA
- the bglK gene encoding beta-glucoside kinase BglK, whose protein sequence is MNIAAFDIGGTALKMGIATAQGELLQTDKAAIRNSDGDAILAQMLNWVTAHPGLKGIAISAPGYVNPHTGFIEMGGAIRRFDQFAMKGWLEAKTGLPVTVENDANCVLLAERWQGKAKDIDNFLVLTIGTGIGGAIFCNGRLVHGARFRAGEFGYMLTERADSRRVARHSMNENCTLRTLRKRYADFHGLTLESVTGEAIFDGYDAGDTVCRRLVDDFLNGIATGLYNLANVFDPQTIFIGGGIAERPGFMDLLRTHLAWFGIADIADVVSHGNRAGLVGAVYHFRQQYPSAISNIE, encoded by the coding sequence ATGAACATCGCCGCATTTGATATCGGTGGCACCGCGTTAAAAATGGGCATTGCGACAGCGCAGGGAGAGCTACTGCAAACGGATAAGGCCGCCATCAGGAACAGCGACGGTGACGCCATTCTTGCGCAGATGCTGAACTGGGTAACGGCCCATCCCGGGCTTAAGGGGATCGCCATCAGCGCGCCGGGGTATGTTAATCCGCATACCGGCTTTATTGAGATGGGCGGGGCCATTCGCCGCTTCGACCAGTTCGCAATGAAAGGCTGGCTTGAGGCGAAAACGGGTTTACCGGTCACCGTCGAGAATGACGCTAACTGCGTGCTGCTGGCGGAGCGCTGGCAGGGCAAGGCGAAGGATATTGATAACTTTCTGGTACTGACCATCGGCACCGGGATCGGCGGGGCAATTTTCTGCAACGGCAGGCTGGTTCACGGGGCGCGTTTTCGCGCCGGAGAGTTCGGCTACATGCTCACGGAAAGGGCAGACTCAAGACGTGTTGCCCGCCACTCCATGAATGAAAACTGCACGTTACGCACGCTTCGCAAGCGCTATGCCGATTTTCATGGTCTGACGCTTGAGAGCGTCACCGGCGAGGCCATTTTTGATGGCTATGACGCAGGCGACACCGTATGCCGCCGCCTGGTGGATGATTTTCTTAACGGCATTGCGACAGGGCTCTACAACCTGGCGAATGTGTTCGACCCGCAGACCATCTTCATTGGCGGCGGTATCGCGGAGCGGCCCGGGTTTATGGATCTGCTTCGCACCCATCTTGCGTGGTTTGGCATCGCGGATATCGCCGATGTCGTCAGCCACGGCAACCGGGCCGGTCTTGTCGGCGCGGTTTACCACTTCAGACAGCAGTATCCGTCAGCAATCAGCAACATCGAATGA